One stretch of Holophagaceae bacterium DNA includes these proteins:
- the rsgA gene encoding ribosome small subunit-dependent GTPase A, with protein MTRKFRLGQSREAQDLDHREVYSHERKSDSKRRQQSAGRIQTGIEGHDPESMLRLPDATPWLHLPEAILIQRHSQWVDLELADRSLLLATLSGKLKGVKLVVGDRVRYSPVPLEEPELVFDKKRPQAQVIAVSPRSTLLKRGGIDDREPWQLICANADELWACAAVVDPPMRPGLLERAQALALAAGLAFRIIVTKRDRASVKDTLPELDPLREQGLPILETSATQGTGLDEIQALLAHRTAVLVGHSGVGKSTLVNALLPGAGIPTGDISRYGTGRQTTTAARWLPMPQGGTLIDTPGIRTLSVRGLDRGLLARVFPEFPGEIIEDPTAYDPFDEDLDLDYPERLQSLQRLWQEMDTRNPNQNVHR; from the coding sequence ATGACCCGCAAATTCCGCCTCGGCCAGAGCCGGGAAGCCCAGGACCTTGACCATCGGGAGGTCTATTCCCACGAACGGAAGTCCGACAGCAAGCGCCGCCAGCAATCCGCCGGGCGCATCCAGACAGGCATCGAGGGCCACGATCCCGAATCCATGCTGCGCCTGCCGGATGCCACGCCCTGGCTGCATCTGCCCGAGGCCATCCTGATCCAGCGCCACAGCCAATGGGTGGATCTGGAATTGGCGGACCGCAGCCTGCTGCTGGCGACCCTTTCCGGAAAGCTGAAAGGCGTGAAGCTCGTGGTGGGCGACCGCGTCCGGTATTCCCCCGTGCCGCTGGAGGAACCGGAGCTGGTCTTCGACAAGAAGCGCCCGCAGGCCCAGGTGATCGCCGTGTCGCCGCGGAGCACGCTGCTCAAGCGCGGCGGCATCGATGACCGCGAACCCTGGCAGCTCATCTGCGCCAATGCCGACGAACTCTGGGCCTGCGCCGCCGTGGTGGATCCGCCCATGCGGCCGGGGCTCCTGGAGCGGGCCCAGGCCCTCGCCCTCGCCGCGGGCCTCGCGTTCCGCATCATCGTCACCAAGCGGGACCGCGCCTCAGTCAAGGACACCTTGCCGGAACTCGATCCCCTTCGGGAGCAAGGCCTGCCCATCCTTGAAACCAGCGCCACCCAGGGCACCGGCCTGGATGAGATCCAGGCCCTGCTCGCGCACCGGACGGCCGTGCTGGTGGGCCATAGCGGCGTGGGCAAAAGCACGCTGGTGAACGCGCTGTTGCCCGGCGCCGGCATTCCCACCGGCGACATCAGCCGGTATGGCACCGGCCGGCAGACCACCACCGCAGCACGCTGGCTGCCGATGCCGCAGGGCGGCACCTTGATCGACACGCCGGGCATCCGCACCCTCAGCGTCCGGGGCCTCGACCGCGGCCTCCTTGCCCGCGTCTTCCCGGAATTCCCTGGCGAGATCATCGAGGATCCCACCGCCTATGATCCCTTCGACGAGGACCTGGACCTCGACTACCCGGAACGCCTGCAAAGCCTCCAGCGGCTCTGGCAGGAAATGGACACCCGCAACCCCAACCAGAACGTCCATAGGTAG
- the efp gene encoding elongation factor P, with amino-acid sequence MAALIEAIGIKRKMYFELEDTPFHCLDAEISTPTARGGQTLVRLKMRNLLTGAVFDKTFKAGDKFKEPDLAMVPASFLYADGDGGHFMDQETFETHEINADMLGDALDFLVEGMLVQIQKFNGNPIGIQLPTHVELAVTYTEPGARGDTASGNVTKPAKLETGIEIRVPLFIKEGEKVKVSTETREFAGRA; translated from the coding sequence ATGGCAGCCCTCATCGAAGCCATCGGCATCAAACGCAAGATGTACTTCGAGCTGGAGGACACCCCGTTTCACTGCCTGGATGCCGAGATTTCGACACCCACGGCCAGGGGCGGGCAGACCCTGGTGCGGCTGAAGATGCGGAATCTCCTGACCGGAGCCGTCTTCGACAAGACCTTCAAGGCCGGCGACAAATTCAAAGAACCGGACCTTGCCATGGTACCCGCCAGTTTTCTCTATGCCGATGGGGATGGCGGCCATTTCATGGACCAGGAGACCTTCGAGACCCATGAGATCAACGCCGACATGCTCGGCGACGCGCTGGACTTCCTCGTCGAAGGCATGCTCGTGCAGATCCAGAAATTCAACGGCAATCCCATCGGCATCCAGCTGCCCACGCACGTGGAACTGGCGGTCACCTATACCGAGCCCGGCGCGCGGGGCGACACGGCCTCGGGCAACGTCACCAAGCCCGCCAAGTTGGAAACCGGCATCGAGATCCGGGTGCCGCTGTTCATCAAGGAAGGCGAAAAAGTGAAGGTCAGCACCGAGACCAGGGAATTCGCAGGAAGGGCATGA
- a CDS encoding serine/threonine protein kinase: MADPQRVGRYLIKRPLGKGGMGTVYLAEDPMLKRWVAIKVVTTYEEAREHAMARFRREAEISAQLNHPNVVTVFDVGLEPDVGPFLAMEYVEGKSLAKHIKDKDLDLETSVRVLIQAMRALRAAHRLGIVHRDVKPENILISENGRAKLMDFGIARTLGQMSLSSERPMFREPSAIDPEDAVVSQGYAQTLALRITSTGDFLGSPAYSPPEVLKGSDGTPSSDRYSFAAATFELLTGRLPHPGSNLTAILIHILQYPVAIPPDMPPKLAAVFRRALAADADDRYATLLDFIEELIDALPGPTNLRSRLFASLAQEDDVGDIMSQRRNQAQMGLEAPPPEPEYQSSRKLRPGGTSVRIDLDEESPSSQDPLRTTPGRTTDKDRNARRMYTRQEQVEPGFDGWRIVKWAAGLIIFLQVFWWVYPRIMDPRRTLNLESMPTDAEVYLDGNLVGRTPIHDLKVSGRAKSLRLDKEGHIPRFVAVEEGDVKLRISLDAKRPGFLVISDPPGADVHLNSVYVGRTPMTDLPSILGGVGEIRISLNGYRPWRSVLVPGEAIPNPVKLEKID; this comes from the coding sequence ATGGCGGACCCCCAACGCGTAGGCAGGTACCTGATCAAACGCCCCCTCGGCAAAGGCGGCATGGGGACGGTGTACCTGGCTGAAGATCCCATGCTCAAGCGTTGGGTGGCCATCAAGGTGGTGACCACCTACGAGGAAGCCCGCGAACACGCCATGGCCCGGTTCCGCCGCGAAGCGGAGATCAGCGCCCAGTTGAACCACCCCAACGTGGTGACCGTGTTCGATGTGGGACTGGAGCCCGACGTCGGCCCCTTCCTGGCCATGGAATACGTGGAGGGCAAGAGCCTGGCCAAGCACATCAAGGACAAGGATCTCGACCTCGAGACCTCGGTCCGGGTGCTCATCCAGGCCATGCGGGCGCTCCGCGCGGCCCACCGGCTGGGCATCGTGCACCGGGACGTGAAGCCCGAAAACATCCTGATCAGCGAGAACGGCCGGGCCAAGCTCATGGACTTCGGCATCGCGCGCACCCTGGGCCAGATGAGCCTTTCCTCGGAGCGCCCGATGTTCCGGGAGCCCTCCGCCATCGACCCCGAAGACGCGGTGGTGAGCCAGGGCTACGCCCAGACCCTGGCGCTGCGCATCACCAGCACCGGGGATTTTCTAGGGTCTCCGGCCTATTCCCCGCCGGAAGTGCTCAAAGGCAGCGATGGAACTCCCAGTTCGGACCGCTATTCCTTTGCGGCTGCGACCTTCGAATTGCTCACGGGCAGGCTGCCCCATCCCGGCAGCAATCTCACGGCCATCCTCATCCACATCCTGCAGTACCCGGTGGCCATCCCTCCGGACATGCCGCCCAAGCTCGCGGCCGTGTTCAGGCGGGCGCTGGCGGCCGACGCCGATGACCGGTACGCCACGCTGCTGGATTTCATCGAAGAATTGATCGATGCCCTTCCGGGCCCCACCAACCTGCGATCCAGGCTCTTCGCCTCCCTCGCGCAGGAGGATGATGTCGGCGACATCATGTCCCAGCGGCGCAACCAGGCCCAGATGGGCCTCGAGGCTCCTCCGCCGGAGCCCGAGTACCAATCCAGCCGGAAATTGCGCCCGGGCGGCACCTCCGTCCGCATCGACTTGGACGAAGAATCCCCTTCCAGCCAGGATCCGCTCCGCACCACGCCAGGCCGCACCACCGACAAAGACCGCAACGCGCGCCGGATGTACACCCGCCAGGAGCAGGTGGAGCCCGGTTTTGACGGCTGGCGCATCGTGAAGTGGGCCGCGGGACTCATCATTTTCCTCCAGGTGTTCTGGTGGGTCTACCCGCGGATCATGGATCCGCGCCGGACGCTGAACCTGGAGTCCATGCCCACGGATGCGGAGGTCTACCTCGATGGAAACCTCGTGGGCCGAACGCCGATCCATGATCTGAAAGTCAGCGGCCGGGCGAAGAGCCTGCGGCTCGACAAGGAAGGCCACATTCCCCGGTTCGTGGCGGTCGAAGAGGGCGATGTGAAACTCCGGATCTCCCTGGATGCCAAGCGGCCAGGGTTCCTGGTGATTTCGGATCCGCCGGGCGCCGATGTGCACTTGAACAGCGTGTACGTCGGGCGCACACCCATGACCGACCTCCCCTCCATCCTGGGCGGCGTAGGTGAAATCCGCATCAGCTTGAACGGCTACAGGCCCTGGCGCAGCGTGCTGGTGCCCGGCGAAGCCATTCCCAATCCCGTGAAACTCGAAAAGATCGATTAG
- a CDS encoding CPBP family intramembrane metalloprotease: MDPSSKTRQGPWNPDRQWADPLIAVLVLICALLGMVHIHARSIAKVRPPEQVGLLGRVAEVQALGQKLGKGAGVFKGGLSKLQERLDDPWDKAMLSVLLAESGDAKDRAAAHDLALGGPPPPGPGAVFRQGWAWAYADGPALGQGEQAVLSQALGGDYGARLLKARWAEKQGQDGARLRKEAEALAMGRVLLFGMAGFAVLLLAFAGLGFAVMLVITRKIPRRFSPVVYAIGPRAALLVFFGWLTIQMGSGFVVAPLLAALPFLKPVALPLAYGIQAVAGVAFLCSAEGITFRELLRRVAPGAHARSLAWGIGFLALAMASVLAVALLMSPFLKSAQPPQKELLDLVAKTRGPFALPLLFLTVAVLAPFFEELMFRGFLLPWLSHQWKTLRGGTLMALVATGLLFGLIHLQPTALPTLSTLGIVLGLAVLRTGNLLTSILVHGLWNGGVFLFMRFFLT, encoded by the coding sequence ATGGATCCTTCATCAAAAACCCGGCAAGGTCCCTGGAACCCCGACCGTCAGTGGGCGGATCCGCTCATCGCGGTGCTGGTCCTCATCTGCGCGCTCCTTGGGATGGTCCATATCCACGCCCGATCCATCGCGAAGGTCAGGCCCCCGGAACAGGTGGGGCTGCTGGGCCGCGTGGCGGAGGTCCAGGCGCTTGGACAAAAACTCGGCAAGGGGGCCGGCGTTTTCAAGGGCGGGCTCTCGAAACTGCAGGAGCGGTTGGATGATCCATGGGACAAGGCCATGCTCTCGGTGCTGCTGGCCGAATCCGGCGATGCGAAGGACCGGGCCGCCGCGCACGACCTCGCGCTGGGCGGCCCCCCGCCGCCGGGCCCGGGCGCGGTCTTCCGCCAGGGCTGGGCCTGGGCCTACGCGGATGGCCCCGCCTTGGGCCAGGGCGAGCAGGCGGTCCTTTCCCAGGCGTTGGGCGGCGACTATGGCGCCCGGTTGCTGAAGGCCAGATGGGCCGAGAAGCAGGGGCAGGATGGTGCCCGGCTGCGGAAGGAAGCCGAAGCCTTGGCCATGGGGCGTGTGCTGCTGTTCGGCATGGCGGGATTCGCTGTGCTGCTGCTGGCGTTCGCAGGTCTCGGCTTTGCCGTCATGCTGGTCATCACGCGGAAGATCCCGCGGCGGTTCTCCCCGGTGGTCTACGCGATAGGTCCCCGGGCCGCCCTGCTGGTCTTTTTCGGCTGGCTCACGATCCAGATGGGCTCAGGCTTCGTCGTGGCGCCACTGTTGGCGGCCCTGCCCTTCCTGAAACCCGTGGCCCTGCCCCTGGCCTACGGAATCCAGGCCGTCGCCGGGGTGGCCTTCCTCTGTTCCGCCGAAGGCATCACCTTCCGCGAGCTCCTGCGCCGGGTGGCGCCAGGCGCCCATGCCCGCAGCCTGGCCTGGGGCATCGGCTTCCTGGCCCTGGCCATGGCCTCGGTGCTCGCTGTGGCGCTGTTGATGAGCCCCTTCCTGAAATCCGCCCAACCGCCGCAAAAGGAGCTTCTTGATCTGGTGGCGAAAACCCGCGGCCCTTTCGCGCTTCCGCTCCTGTTCCTGACCGTCGCCGTGCTGGCTCCCTTTTTTGAAGAGCTCATGTTCCGGGGCTTCCTGCTCCCATGGCTGAGCCATCAATGGAAGACCTTGCGCGGAGGCACGCTCATGGCATTGGTGGCGACGGGGCTGCTGTTCGGCCTCATCCACCTGCAGCCCACCGCGCTGCCCACGCTTTCCACGCTGGGCATCGTGCTGGGGCTCGCGGTGCTCCGCACGGGAAACCTGCTCACGTCCATCCTGGTGCATGGGCTTTGGAATGGAGGGGTGTTCCTGTTCATGCGGTTCTTCCTGACCTAA
- a CDS encoding acyl-CoA thioesterase, whose amino-acid sequence MAYTHSIEVRFRDLDALGHVNNAVLVTLIEQARYYWWQGWLGERPFEAEGFLIARIEVDYRRPIRLSDEVRVQLRCIRIGNTSFDLVYRVFRAQDQLLMAEARTVQVMLDFKTNRPTPILDATRAWLEGQA is encoded by the coding sequence ATGGCCTACACCCATTCCATCGAGGTGCGTTTCCGGGATCTGGATGCCCTGGGGCACGTCAACAACGCCGTGCTAGTGACCCTCATCGAACAGGCGCGGTATTACTGGTGGCAGGGTTGGCTGGGGGAACGGCCCTTCGAGGCGGAAGGCTTCCTCATCGCCCGGATCGAGGTGGACTACCGGCGGCCCATCCGCCTGAGCGACGAGGTCCGCGTGCAGCTCCGGTGCATCCGCATCGGAAACACCTCTTTCGATCTTGTGTACCGCGTCTTCCGGGCCCAGGACCAGCTGCTGATGGCCGAGGCCAGGACCGTCCAAGTCATGCTCGACTTCAAGACCAACCGCCCGACTCCGATCCTGGACGCCACCCGGGCCTGGCTGGAGGGACAGGCATGA
- a CDS encoding metallopeptidase family protein — protein sequence MDVPDEVFKEFVAEALGLIPADFREYLDNVEVVIEERPRREVVRDLRLRHGHVLFGLYTGVPLTERTHDPAAFPDRITLYRGALLEECENLEELRDQVVTTVLHEVAHHFGIGEDRLSELGWG from the coding sequence ATGGATGTGCCGGATGAGGTCTTCAAGGAATTCGTGGCCGAAGCGCTGGGCCTGATTCCAGCGGATTTCCGCGAGTACCTGGACAATGTGGAGGTGGTCATCGAGGAGCGGCCGCGCCGCGAGGTCGTGCGCGACCTGCGCCTACGGCACGGCCACGTCCTCTTCGGGCTGTACACCGGCGTTCCGCTGACGGAGCGCACCCATGACCCCGCCGCATTTCCGGACCGCATCACGCTCTACCGGGGAGCCCTTCTGGAGGAGTGCGAAAATCTGGAAGAGCTGCGCGACCAGGTGGTCACCACCGTCCTGCACGAGGTGGCCCATCATTTCGGCATCGGGGAAGACCGTCTCTCCGAGCTGGGATGGGGGTGA